Proteins from a genomic interval of Rhodococcus rhodochrous:
- a CDS encoding phosphoribosyltransferase, with protein MRYATREEAGRRLARSAGHLRDADPVVLALPRGGIPVARELAAALDAPLDVLVVRKLGVPWHPELAMGAIAEGPTTESGEAAGEGVFRVLNEDVIRRGRIAPESVDNIERRELAELARRADFLRAGRARVPLAGRTAVVVDDGVATGATAAVACLAARASGADRVVLAVPVASPEALRRVGRVADEVICPWTPVDTDSVGAAYKDFHQLGDDEAVRLLRDTGTSGTGKTDETIPSSSVKRQGP; from the coding sequence GTGCGGTACGCCACGCGCGAGGAGGCGGGCCGGCGACTCGCCCGGTCGGCCGGGCACCTGCGCGACGCCGACCCGGTGGTTCTCGCACTTCCCCGTGGCGGCATCCCCGTCGCCCGCGAACTCGCCGCCGCCCTCGACGCACCCCTGGATGTCCTCGTCGTCCGCAAACTGGGCGTGCCGTGGCATCCGGAACTCGCGATGGGCGCGATCGCCGAAGGCCCGACCACCGAGTCCGGGGAGGCGGCAGGCGAGGGCGTCTTCCGGGTCCTCAACGAGGACGTGATCCGGCGCGGGCGGATAGCCCCCGAATCCGTCGACAACATCGAGAGACGCGAACTCGCCGAACTGGCCCGCCGCGCCGATTTCCTGCGCGCGGGTCGCGCCCGCGTACCACTGGCAGGCCGCACGGCGGTCGTCGTCGACGACGGGGTGGCCACGGGCGCGACGGCGGCGGTGGCCTGTCTCGCTGCGCGCGCATCCGGCGCCGACCGAGTCGTCCTTGCGGTGCCGGTGGCTTCCCCGGAAGCACTGCGCCGAGTGGGCCGGGTGGCCGATGAGGTGATCTGCCCCTGGACACCGGTGGACACCGACAGCGTCGGCGCTGCTTACAAGGATTTCCACCAGCTCGGCGACGACGAGGCCGTCCGCCTCCTCCGCGATACCGGTACTTCGGGTACCGGAAAAACCGACGAGACTATCCCTAGCTCCTCTGTCAAGCGGCAAGGTCCATAA
- a CDS encoding AMP-dependent synthetase/ligase, protein MSEIAVPQSFSIPENTSMADSVFRHEKESPEFVPFERLVDGKWVPVTARQFASEVRAVAKGLMASGIELGDRVAVLAATRYEWVLLDYAIWTAGGATVAIYETSSADQAQWILEDSGTKLLIVENSGHVDTVREVAENAPTVREVLQIEPAPGGKSAVDELIARGAAVTDEQVEERRNSVTAESAATLIYTSGTTGRPKGVQLKHRHFASESAACGLALPDSMHEGQRTLLFIPMAHVFARLISFAAFDSKVTVGHTSDLSTLLDQFAVFKPNFILSVPRVFEKVYNSAKQKAYDGGKGKIFEKASDVAIEYSKALENGGPGLALKIQHFVFDKLVYGKLKAALGGNVTRAVSGGAALGARLGHFFRGVGVTIYEGYGLTETTGGIIMNTPAAQKIGTVGKPFNGCAAKIAEDGELLLKGPQVFDGYWQNDKATDEAIRDGWFHTGDIGAIDEDGFISITGRKKELIVTAGGKNVAPAVLEDSLRAHPLISQVIVVGDSKPFVGALITLDPEALPGWLERHNLPAGTTVAELIKNPDLIAEIDEAVAETNKKVSKAESIRKYRILETDFSIESGELTPTLKLKRNIIHDKHGAEIAAIYN, encoded by the coding sequence GTGAGTGAGATTGCCGTGCCACAGTCGTTCTCGATCCCCGAGAACACGTCGATGGCCGACAGCGTCTTCCGCCACGAGAAGGAGTCGCCGGAGTTCGTGCCGTTCGAGCGGCTGGTCGACGGCAAGTGGGTTCCCGTCACCGCGCGTCAGTTCGCATCCGAGGTACGCGCCGTGGCGAAGGGCCTGATGGCGTCGGGCATCGAACTCGGCGATCGCGTCGCGGTGCTGGCGGCGACCCGCTACGAGTGGGTGCTCCTCGACTACGCGATCTGGACCGCGGGCGGTGCCACCGTCGCGATCTACGAAACGTCGTCGGCCGACCAGGCCCAGTGGATCCTCGAGGACTCCGGAACCAAGCTGCTCATCGTCGAGAACTCCGGTCACGTCGACACGGTCCGCGAGGTCGCCGAGAACGCCCCGACCGTGCGTGAGGTCCTGCAGATCGAGCCCGCGCCGGGCGGCAAGAGCGCGGTCGACGAACTCATCGCACGCGGCGCGGCGGTCACCGACGAGCAGGTCGAGGAACGGCGCAACTCGGTCACGGCCGAATCCGCTGCGACCCTCATCTACACCTCCGGCACCACGGGCCGGCCGAAGGGCGTGCAGCTCAAGCACCGTCACTTCGCCTCCGAGTCCGCCGCCTGCGGTCTCGCCCTGCCCGATTCGATGCACGAGGGTCAGCGCACCCTGCTGTTCATCCCGATGGCGCACGTCTTCGCCCGCCTGATCTCCTTCGCGGCCTTCGACAGCAAGGTCACCGTGGGCCACACCTCCGACCTGTCGACGCTGCTCGATCAGTTCGCGGTCTTCAAGCCGAACTTCATCCTGTCGGTGCCCCGCGTGTTCGAGAAGGTCTACAACTCGGCCAAGCAGAAGGCCTACGACGGCGGCAAGGGCAAGATCTTCGAGAAGGCCTCCGACGTCGCGATCGAGTACAGCAAGGCACTCGAGAACGGCGGCCCCGGCCTCGCCCTGAAGATCCAGCACTTCGTCTTCGACAAGCTGGTCTACGGCAAGCTCAAGGCCGCGCTCGGCGGCAACGTCACGCGTGCCGTCTCGGGCGGCGCCGCACTCGGCGCACGTCTCGGCCACTTCTTCCGCGGTGTCGGCGTCACCATCTACGAGGGTTACGGTCTGACGGAGACCACCGGCGGCATCATCATGAACACCCCGGCAGCTCAGAAGATCGGCACCGTCGGCAAGCCGTTCAACGGCTGCGCGGCGAAGATCGCCGAGGACGGCGAACTGCTGCTCAAGGGTCCCCAGGTGTTCGACGGTTACTGGCAGAACGACAAGGCCACCGACGAAGCCATTCGCGACGGCTGGTTCCACACCGGCGACATCGGTGCGATCGACGAGGACGGCTTCATCTCGATCACCGGCCGCAAGAAGGAACTCATCGTCACCGCGGGTGGCAAGAACGTCGCGCCGGCCGTCCTCGAGGATTCGCTGCGCGCCCACCCGCTGATCAGCCAGGTCATCGTGGTCGGCGATTCCAAGCCGTTCGTCGGCGCGCTGATCACTCTCGATCCGGAGGCACTGCCGGGCTGGCTCGAGCGCCACAACCTGCCGGCGGGCACGACGGTCGCGGAACTGATCAAGAACCCCGACCTGATCGCCGAGATCGACGAGGCCGTCGCCGAGACCAACAAGAAGGTCTCGAAGGCCGAGTCGATCCGCAAGTACCGCATCCTCGAGACCGACTTCAGCATCGAGAGCGGTGAGCTGACCCCGACGCTCAAGCTCAAGCGGAACATCATCCACGACAAGCACGGCGCCGAGATCGCAGCGATCTACAACTGA
- a CDS encoding AMIN-like domain-containing (lipo)protein: protein MKHTRLALAVTATALVLAGCSAGGDEPAPSPAVSVDTPTSSAPETTTSDDVPRDAREKVSPAGEGAKLTVVDIRTGRHEGFDRVVYELGGEGTPGWRVGYVDEPLQQGSGNEVPVAGDAVLQVLIDGSAYPFDSGVEQYDGPDPVVADAGGSVVEVSGSGVFEGVTQSFIGVAAHGTPFSVYSLTGPTRVVIDVAR from the coding sequence ATGAAGCACACGCGTCTCGCCCTGGCCGTCACCGCAACAGCACTGGTCCTGGCGGGATGCTCCGCCGGCGGCGACGAACCCGCACCCTCCCCCGCCGTCTCGGTCGACACGCCGACGTCCTCGGCTCCCGAGACCACCACCTCCGACGACGTCCCGCGCGACGCGCGCGAGAAGGTCTCGCCGGCCGGAGAGGGCGCGAAACTCACCGTCGTCGACATCCGCACCGGACGTCACGAGGGCTTCGACCGCGTGGTCTACGAACTCGGCGGCGAGGGGACACCGGGATGGCGGGTCGGCTATGTCGACGAGCCGCTCCAGCAGGGCAGCGGCAACGAGGTCCCCGTCGCGGGCGACGCCGTGCTGCAGGTGCTCATCGACGGCTCGGCCTATCCGTTCGACAGCGGTGTCGAGCAGTACGACGGCCCGGATCCCGTGGTCGCCGATGCCGGCGGGTCCGTGGTGGAGGTCAGCGGGTCCGGTGTCTTCGAAGGTGTCACCCAGTCGTTCATCGGTGTCGCCGCGCACGGCACCCCGTTCTCGGTGTACTCCCTCACCGGACCGACCCGCGTGGTGATCGACGTGGCCCGCTGA
- a CDS encoding DEAD/DEAH box helicase — protein sequence MSEIQDAPDQETAALTFADLDIDARVLQALSDVGYESPSPIQAATIPPLLEGRDVVGLAQTGTGKTAAFAVPILSRIDTSVKRPQALVLAPTRELALQVAEAFGKYSVHIPGLSVLPIYGGQAYGVQLSGLRRGAQVIVGTPGRVIDHLAKGTLDISELEFLVLDEADEMLTMGFQEDVERILADTPDTKQVALFSATMPGAIRRLSKQYLKDPQEITVKSKTTTSANISQRWVLVSHQRKLDALTRILEVETFEAMIIFVRTKQATEDLAERLRARGFSAAAINGDIVQAQRERTINQLKNGTLDILVATDVAARGLDVERISHVVNYDIPHDTESYVHRIGRTGRAGRTGDALLFVAPRERHLLKAIERATRQPLAEMQLPTVEDVNAQRVSKFNDSITEALASDHLQLFRTFIEDYEREHDVPLADIAAALAVLSRDGESFLMEAEPEPVAPPRREREPRERPPRRFDDGPKVGRDGQEMTTYRIAVGKRHRVQPGAIVGAIANEGGLRRGDFGHISIRADHSLVELPKDLSPQTLDALRSTRISGVLIQLQPDSGAPSGRPSSYRGRDDRRGDDRRGGDRRDQGKRDRGGKREYGESRGGRSGDFTHRSDRSDRGGRGGYRD from the coding sequence ATGAGTGAAATTCAAGACGCCCCCGACCAGGAGACCGCAGCTCTCACGTTTGCCGATCTCGACATCGATGCCCGTGTGCTGCAAGCTCTTTCGGACGTGGGTTACGAGTCCCCGTCGCCGATCCAGGCGGCGACCATCCCACCGCTGCTGGAGGGACGGGACGTCGTCGGTCTCGCTCAGACCGGCACCGGCAAGACCGCCGCCTTCGCAGTGCCGATCCTCTCGCGTATCGACACCTCCGTGAAGCGGCCCCAGGCGCTGGTGCTGGCGCCCACCCGAGAGCTCGCGCTGCAGGTCGCGGAGGCTTTCGGTAAGTATTCCGTCCATATCCCGGGCCTGTCCGTCCTGCCCATCTACGGCGGCCAGGCATACGGTGTACAGCTGTCCGGTCTCCGCCGCGGCGCCCAGGTCATCGTCGGTACCCCCGGACGTGTGATCGATCACCTCGCCAAGGGCACCCTCGACATCTCCGAGCTCGAGTTCCTCGTCCTCGACGAGGCCGACGAGATGCTCACCATGGGCTTCCAGGAGGACGTCGAGCGCATCCTCGCCGACACCCCCGACACCAAGCAGGTCGCGCTGTTCTCCGCGACCATGCCGGGCGCGATCCGCCGGCTGTCGAAGCAGTACCTGAAGGATCCGCAGGAGATCACCGTCAAGTCGAAGACGACGACGTCGGCGAACATCTCCCAGCGCTGGGTTCTCGTCTCCCATCAGCGCAAGCTCGACGCGCTGACCCGAATCCTCGAGGTCGAGACCTTCGAGGCCATGATCATCTTCGTGCGCACGAAGCAGGCCACCGAGGACCTGGCCGAGCGCCTGCGGGCCCGCGGTTTCTCCGCCGCCGCCATCAACGGCGACATCGTGCAGGCCCAGCGCGAGCGCACGATCAACCAGCTCAAGAACGGCACGCTCGACATCCTCGTCGCCACCGACGTCGCCGCGCGTGGTCTCGACGTCGAGCGCATCAGCCACGTCGTCAACTACGACATCCCTCACGACACCGAGTCGTACGTGCACCGCATCGGCCGCACGGGTCGCGCCGGCCGCACCGGCGACGCGCTGCTGTTCGTCGCTCCGCGTGAGCGGCACCTGCTCAAGGCGATCGAGCGGGCCACCCGCCAGCCCCTCGCAGAGATGCAGCTGCCCACCGTCGAGGACGTCAACGCCCAGCGCGTGTCGAAGTTCAACGACTCGATCACCGAGGCGCTCGCCTCCGATCACCTGCAGCTGTTCCGCACGTTCATCGAGGACTACGAGCGCGAGCACGACGTGCCGCTCGCCGACATCGCGGCCGCGCTGGCGGTGCTGTCTCGCGACGGCGAGTCGTTCCTCATGGAGGCCGAACCCGAGCCGGTCGCACCGCCGCGCCGCGAGCGCGAACCGCGCGAGCGTCCGCCGCGTCGTTTCGACGACGGGCCGAAGGTCGGTCGCGACGGCCAGGAGATGACCACCTACCGCATCGCCGTGGGCAAGCGTCACCGCGTGCAGCCCGGTGCGATCGTCGGTGCCATCGCCAACGAGGGCGGTCTGCGCCGCGGCGATTTCGGGCACATCAGCATCCGTGCCGACCACAGCCTCGTCGAGCTGCCGAAGGATCTGTCGCCGCAGACCCTCGATGCGCTGCGCTCCACCCGCATCTCGGGCGTGCTCATCCAGCTGCAGCCCGACTCCGGTGCACCGTCCGGACGTCCCAGCTCGTATCGCGGACGCGACGACCGTCGCGGCGACGATCGGCGCGGGGGAGACCGTCGCGATCAGGGCAAGCGTGATCGCGGGGGCAAGCGCGAGTACGGCGAGAGCCGTGGTGGCCGCTCCGGCGACTTCACGCACCGCAGCGACCGCAGCGACCGGGGTGGTCGCGGCGGCTACCGCGACTGA
- a CDS encoding alpha/beta hydrolase → MPLTFFPGSVGRVHWRSWPVEDARAAVVFAHGFGQHTGHYHRFASGLAAHGIALWGLDLAGHGLSEGELGSPGDVGRHAEDFGVLAGIAAESGLPLVAMGHSLGAATVLTALASGASSGTRFAGVVLCGTPRTAALPATAEALRTSDLPVLLVHGVDDRLAPIDPVRDWAAAVPRAQLLDYPDAGHDLLHEPVHRRVTSDVAGFVGGLAV, encoded by the coding sequence ATGCCGTTGACGTTCTTCCCCGGATCGGTCGGCCGGGTCCACTGGCGGTCCTGGCCGGTCGAGGATGCGCGTGCCGCTGTCGTGTTCGCCCACGGCTTCGGGCAGCACACCGGGCACTACCACCGTTTCGCGTCCGGTCTCGCGGCCCACGGCATCGCACTGTGGGGACTCGACCTCGCCGGCCACGGACTCTCGGAAGGAGAACTCGGCTCACCCGGCGACGTCGGGCGCCACGCCGAGGACTTCGGCGTGCTCGCCGGGATCGCCGCCGAGTCGGGTCTGCCCCTGGTGGCCATGGGACATTCCCTCGGTGCGGCAACCGTCCTGACGGCGCTGGCGTCCGGCGCGTCCAGCGGCACCCGTTTCGCGGGCGTCGTCCTGTGCGGTACGCCGCGCACCGCGGCGCTGCCGGCGACGGCCGAAGCGCTTCGCACGAGCGATCTGCCGGTCCTGCTGGTCCACGGCGTCGACGATCGGCTCGCCCCGATCGATCCGGTGCGCGACTGGGCGGCGGCGGTGCCGCGGGCGCAGCTGCTCGACTATCCCGATGCCGGGCACGACCTGCTCCACGAGCCCGTCCATCGCAGGGTGACCTCGGACGTCGCCGGGTTCGTGGGCGGCCTGGCCGTCTGA
- a CDS encoding ABC transporter ATP-binding protein, whose product MSMEVTAWNAMYNAMHAESDRRPFSRASLRRIAEFARPHRRNITFYLVLSVTIAALGVATPVLAGRVIDAIVDGAAVSVVVLLAVIIAAIALIEAGLGIANRWLSASIGEDLILDLRTTVFDHVQRMPVAFFTRTRTGALVSRLNNDVIGAQRAFSDTLSGVVGNIVTLAITLVVMVGISWQITLLALLLLPIFVVPARHMGARLAQLSREAANHNSVMNTQMTERFSAPGATLVKLFGRPAQESREFAVRATRVRDIGVRTAMLQSVFVTALTLVSALALALVYGLGGFYALRDQLDPGSVVAMAMLLTRLYSPLTALASARMDVMSAMVSFERVFEILDLKPLIEQSPDARPVPDGPVSVELRDVGFAYPSADKVSLASLEEVAVLDSRGGEEVLHDVSFRVEPGRMVALVGSSGAGKSTIAQLIPRLYDVDSGAVLLGGADVRELTADSIRATVGLVTQDGHLFHDTVRNNLLLARPGAGEDELWDALRRARLESLIASLPNGLDTVVGERGYRLSGGERQRLTIARLLLAHPRVVILDEATAHLDSTSEAAVQEALTEALEGRTSVVIAHRLSTIRAADEILVVEAGRIVERGNHDDLLAAGGRYAELYRTQFADSGPKVSAAAPVLDA is encoded by the coding sequence ATGAGCATGGAAGTCACCGCGTGGAACGCGATGTACAACGCGATGCACGCCGAGAGCGACCGCAGGCCGTTCTCCCGAGCGAGCCTGCGGCGGATCGCCGAGTTCGCCCGGCCGCACCGCCGCAACATCACCTTCTATCTCGTCCTGAGCGTGACCATCGCGGCGCTCGGCGTCGCGACACCGGTACTCGCGGGGCGGGTGATCGACGCGATCGTCGACGGCGCCGCGGTCTCGGTCGTGGTGCTGCTCGCGGTGATCATCGCCGCGATCGCACTGATCGAAGCCGGCCTCGGGATCGCGAACCGCTGGTTGTCGGCGAGCATCGGCGAGGATCTCATCCTCGACCTGCGCACCACGGTCTTCGACCACGTGCAACGCATGCCCGTCGCCTTCTTCACGAGAACCCGCACGGGTGCGCTCGTCTCGCGCCTGAACAACGACGTCATCGGTGCACAGCGCGCCTTCAGCGACACCCTCTCCGGCGTGGTGGGCAATATCGTCACCCTCGCGATCACCCTCGTGGTGATGGTCGGGATCTCCTGGCAGATCACACTTCTCGCACTGCTGCTGCTCCCGATCTTCGTGGTCCCCGCCCGGCACATGGGCGCCCGGCTCGCGCAGCTCAGCCGGGAGGCCGCCAACCACAACTCGGTGATGAACACGCAGATGACCGAACGGTTCTCGGCTCCGGGCGCCACCCTGGTCAAGCTGTTCGGCCGTCCGGCGCAGGAGTCGAGGGAGTTCGCCGTCCGGGCGACGCGGGTCCGCGACATCGGGGTGCGCACCGCGATGCTGCAGAGCGTGTTCGTCACGGCCCTGACACTGGTGTCCGCGCTCGCGCTCGCGCTCGTCTACGGCCTCGGCGGTTTCTACGCCCTGCGCGATCAACTCGATCCCGGTTCGGTGGTCGCGATGGCGATGCTCCTCACGCGCCTGTACTCGCCGCTGACCGCGCTGGCCAGTGCCCGCATGGACGTCATGAGTGCGATGGTGAGCTTCGAGCGGGTCTTCGAGATCCTCGATCTGAAACCGCTGATCGAGCAGTCGCCCGACGCCCGGCCGGTTCCCGACGGTCCGGTCTCGGTGGAACTCCGGGATGTCGGCTTCGCGTATCCGTCCGCCGACAAGGTCTCGCTCGCCTCCCTCGAGGAGGTCGCGGTCCTCGATTCCCGAGGTGGCGAAGAGGTGCTGCACGACGTGTCGTTCCGCGTGGAGCCGGGCCGGATGGTCGCGCTGGTCGGATCGTCCGGTGCGGGGAAATCGACCATCGCCCAACTGATCCCGCGACTGTACGATGTCGATTCCGGCGCCGTGCTGCTCGGCGGAGCGGACGTCCGCGAACTCACCGCCGATTCGATCCGCGCGACGGTCGGGCTCGTCACCCAGGACGGTCACCTGTTCCACGACACGGTCCGCAACAACCTGCTGCTCGCCCGCCCCGGAGCCGGCGAGGACGAACTGTGGGACGCCCTGCGTCGCGCTCGCCTCGAGTCCCTGATCGCGTCGTTGCCGAACGGACTCGACACGGTCGTCGGCGAACGCGGCTACCGGCTCTCGGGTGGTGAGCGTCAGCGGCTGACGATCGCACGGCTGCTGCTCGCCCATCCGCGGGTGGTGATCCTGGACGAGGCCACCGCGCACCTCGATTCGACCTCGGAGGCCGCCGTGCAGGAGGCGTTGACCGAGGCGCTCGAGGGTCGCACGTCGGTGGTCATCGCACACCGCCTCTCGACCATCCGCGCCGCCGACGAGATCCTCGTCGTCGAGGCCGGTCGCATCGTCGAACGCGGCAACCACGACGATCTCCTGGCGGCGGGTGGCCGCTACGCGGAGCTGTACCGCACGCAGTTCGCCGATTCGGGACCGAAGGTGTCGGCCGCAGCGCCCGTACTCGACGCATGA
- a CDS encoding ABC transporter ATP-binding protein — MNIDHMSGAVDIRDLHVRRGTHRALEGVNVRVPRGSITGLLGPSGCGKTTLMRAVVGTQIVESGTVTVLGLPAGSAELRRRIGYVTQSPSVYPDLTVTENVSYFGSLYGRKGSAVADTLAAVGLADHADNRTAALSGGQLGRVSLACALVGDPELLVLDEPTVGLDPLLRAELWEHFRALADRGTTLLVSSHVMDEADHCDELVLLREGRLVAQLTPVELREQTGETGLENAFLRLIRNRTGARP, encoded by the coding sequence ATGAACATCGACCACATGTCGGGCGCCGTCGACATCCGCGACCTGCACGTCCGGCGCGGCACGCACCGAGCTCTCGAGGGCGTGAACGTGCGCGTCCCGCGCGGTTCGATCACGGGACTGCTCGGCCCCTCGGGCTGCGGGAAGACCACCCTGATGCGCGCGGTCGTCGGCACGCAGATCGTCGAATCCGGCACGGTCACGGTGCTGGGCCTGCCTGCGGGCAGCGCCGAACTGCGCCGCCGCATCGGATACGTCACCCAGTCGCCGAGCGTCTACCCCGACCTGACCGTCACCGAGAACGTCTCCTATTTCGGCTCCCTCTACGGGCGGAAGGGCTCCGCGGTCGCCGACACCCTCGCGGCGGTCGGGCTCGCCGACCACGCCGACAACCGGACGGCGGCGCTCTCCGGCGGCCAGCTCGGCCGGGTGTCGCTCGCGTGCGCGCTGGTGGGCGATCCCGAACTCCTCGTGCTCGACGAACCCACCGTCGGGCTCGATCCACTGCTGCGCGCCGAGCTGTGGGAGCACTTCCGCGCGCTCGCCGACCGCGGCACCACCCTGCTCGTGTCGAGCCACGTCATGGACGAGGCCGACCACTGCGACGAGCTCGTCCTCCTGCGCGAAGGCCGGCTGGTGGCCCAGCTGACCCCGGTCGAACTGCGCGAACAGACGGGGGAGACGGGCCTCGAGAACGCTTTTCTCCGACTCATCCGGAATCGGACGGGAGCACGACCGTGA
- a CDS encoding IS110 family RNA-guided transposase, which yields MMVIGIDAHKRTHTAVAADQAGRHLSTKTVGTTSKDHLALLQWATEHGDDRLWAIEDCRHLSRRLERDLLAAGERVVRVPPKLMANARDAARTYGKSDPIDALAVARAALREPDLPVARLDGADREIRLLVDHREDLVAERTRIISRLRWHLHELDPAWRPPTKLDRTSAFDKIGAHVATFSGLVADLALRLVEHLRRLTVEIDELAAEITSRTTMLAPSLLAIPGCAALTAAKIIGETAGIDRFRSKDSFARHNGTAPLPVWSSNHARHRLSRTGNRQLNAAIHRIALTQARCHEDARALLARRKAGGDGGMEALRVLKRRLSDVVFRAMVADQSSLMDLAA from the coding sequence ATGATGGTCATCGGAATCGACGCACACAAGCGCACCCACACCGCCGTCGCCGCCGATCAGGCGGGGCGGCACCTATCGACGAAAACCGTTGGCACCACCAGCAAAGACCACCTGGCCCTGCTGCAGTGGGCGACCGAACACGGCGACGACCGCCTCTGGGCGATCGAGGACTGCCGGCACCTGAGCCGCCGACTCGAACGAGATCTGCTCGCTGCCGGTGAACGAGTGGTCCGGGTACCGCCGAAACTGATGGCGAATGCGCGTGATGCTGCCCGCACCTACGGCAAATCCGATCCCATCGATGCTCTCGCAGTCGCCCGCGCAGCACTGCGCGAGCCGGATCTACCCGTAGCCCGCCTCGACGGCGCCGACCGCGAGATTCGATTGCTGGTCGACCACCGGGAGGACCTCGTCGCCGAACGCACCCGCATCATCTCCCGACTGCGGTGGCACCTCCACGAACTCGACCCGGCCTGGCGACCGCCCACGAAACTGGATCGGACCAGCGCTTTCGACAAGATAGGGGCGCACGTTGCGACGTTCTCCGGGTTGGTCGCGGACTTGGCTCTGCGTCTTGTTGAACACCTGCGTCGTCTCACCGTCGAGATCGATGAGCTCGCCGCGGAGATCACTTCCCGAACGACGATGCTGGCGCCGTCGTTATTGGCGATCCCCGGTTGCGCCGCGTTGACCGCAGCGAAGATCATCGGTGAGACCGCCGGTATCGACCGGTTCCGTTCCAAGGACTCCTTCGCCCGGCACAACGGAACTGCACCGCTACCGGTGTGGTCGTCGAATCATGCTCGACATCGACTCTCACGCACGGGAAACCGACAACTCAACGCCGCGATACACCGGATCGCGCTCACTCAGGCGCGTTGCCATGAGGACGCACGCGCTCTCTTGGCTCGCCGGAAGGCAGGCGGGGATGGCGGGATGGAAGCACTCCGCGTCCTCAAACGCCGGTTGTCGGATGTCGTCTTCCGAGCGATGGTCGCGGACCAATCATCACTTATGGACCTTGCCGCTTGA
- a CDS encoding TrpB-like pyridoxal phosphate-dependent enzyme — MTAPPSSHVSATSPSVADSGIPTHWYNIVGDLEVAPPPHLHPGTREPITADDLAPLFASGLIAQELSTETDIEIPEAVREVYAGYRSTPLFRARSFEKALGTPARIYVKYEGVSPVGSHKVNSAVAQAYYNSLDGVTRLTTETGAGQWGSALSFACAKFGIDLEVWQVRASYDSKPYRRFLIETYGGTVHPSPSDLTEAGRAVLAEHPDTPGSLGIAVSEAVEVAVKDAAARYTLGSVLNHVVLHQTVIGLEAVEQLRAAGEDQADVVFGCAGGGSNLAGLSFPFLREVIHERATTRVVAVEPSACPSITRGEYRYDHGDIAGLTPLLKMHTLGQDFIPDPIHAGGLRYHGMAPLLSHTVELGYVQGRSVAQTDAFSAAVLFARNEGIVPAPESSHAIAAAAEYARGLTEPEVIVIGLSGHGQLDLPAYHSYLSGELD; from the coding sequence GTGACGGCTCCCCCTTCCTCGCACGTGTCCGCGACATCCCCGTCCGTCGCCGATTCGGGCATTCCGACGCACTGGTACAACATCGTCGGCGACCTCGAGGTGGCCCCGCCGCCGCACCTGCACCCGGGCACCCGCGAGCCGATCACCGCCGACGATCTCGCGCCGCTGTTCGCCTCGGGGCTGATCGCGCAGGAGCTGTCGACCGAGACCGACATCGAGATCCCGGAGGCCGTGCGCGAGGTCTACGCCGGTTACCGCTCCACTCCCCTGTTCCGCGCCCGCTCGTTCGAGAAGGCACTCGGCACCCCGGCCCGCATCTACGTCAAGTACGAGGGCGTGAGCCCGGTGGGCAGCCACAAGGTGAATTCGGCGGTGGCCCAGGCGTACTACAACTCGCTCGACGGCGTCACCCGACTGACGACGGAAACAGGTGCGGGACAGTGGGGTTCTGCCCTGTCGTTCGCGTGCGCGAAGTTCGGTATCGATCTCGAGGTGTGGCAGGTCCGCGCCTCCTACGACTCGAAGCCCTACCGCCGTTTCCTCATCGAGACCTACGGCGGCACAGTTCATCCCAGCCCGTCCGATCTGACGGAGGCCGGTCGCGCCGTCCTCGCCGAACATCCGGACACTCCCGGCTCGCTCGGCATCGCGGTGTCGGAGGCCGTGGAGGTCGCGGTGAAGGACGCCGCCGCCCGCTACACCCTCGGCAGCGTGCTCAATCACGTGGTGCTGCACCAGACCGTCATCGGCCTCGAGGCCGTGGAGCAGTTGCGGGCCGCGGGCGAGGACCAGGCAGATGTGGTCTTCGGTTGCGCAGGTGGCGGTTCGAACCTCGCCGGCCTGTCGTTCCCGTTCCTGCGCGAGGTCATCCACGAGCGGGCGACGACGCGCGTCGTGGCCGTCGAGCCCTCGGCGTGCCCGTCGATCACCCGCGGTGAGTACCGCTACGACCACGGCGACATCGCGGGCCTGACGCCGTTGCTGAAGATGCATACCCTCGGCCAGGACTTCATCCCGGATCCGATCCACGCCGGCGGGCTGCGGTACCACGGCATGGCACCGTTGCTCAGCCACACGGTCGAGCTCGGTTACGTGCAGGGACGGTCCGTGGCACAGACCGATGCCTTCTCCGCGGCGGTGCTCTTCGCCCGGAACGAGGGCATCGTGCCGGCGCCGGAGTCGTCGCACGCGATCGCCGCGGCCGCGGAGTACGCACGGGGCCTCACCGAGCCCGAGGTGATCGTGATCGGCCTGTCCGGCCACGGTCAGCTCGATCTGCCCGCCTACCACTCCTACCTGTCGGGCGAGCTCGACTGA